The sequence ACCCAAAGGGTATAGATTTGAGATGAAAGTGGTCACTGGTACAGTATTAGTATTTAAAACACATTAGTCAGTTTCATGGATAGGGAAAGTTAATACAGATATGGACCAATAGTTAGCAATGGGATGAGTTTAGTCAGTCATCTTGCTCGGTATTGACCAGAGGGTCTCTGTTATCTCCTGATTTTTGAAGAGTAATTCAGCAGACACGCCCACTTATTGAATGTATTTTTAGAAAAAAATCTCAGGATAAACTTACTTTTTTCATTTTTCTGATGGGCTCTGACTATCTTTCTTTCTCATGCTGTTCTCTTTTTCAAATACTGTAATCCTCTCCCTCGGTGACAGCTTCCATTTCCCTTCCTCAGTTAAGGACTTTACATTGAAATGTCTCTAGGTGAAGCCCCCTTTTGCCAGGAAAGATACAGGGATCTATTTACAATACTTGCAGGATTCCCAGCAGCTCGtaacagtacaatatggagagcaagccgtTGCCCATATAGCAAGCTCCTCCACTCCAGCATCTGATGAAcataaaggaacagcagagaccaatacagtttggtacagCAGCATCGTAGGAGTTACCAGTCAGATTGAACTCGATGTAAGACTGcctgagggactccagctctggattttgccCTTGGGGTTTATTCCCGAAGCTTTCTCcacgagtgggtatagccgcaaggcagtggaggtttgagatcagagttttcctgctCCAAGAGGAGCTTCcagccacagctgatgagccccatttaCCCGAAGCAACCGAttttaaggcatcagtaacccacctttgccccttctgtcagtagaaactgttccgcCAAGTTTAGTCGCTAAGCCACATGTAAAGACCAGTAGCTGACTttattgtcagaggctatttgagacacacgccaTTTAATGGGTCATGGGAGCTTGTCTGCATTACTACCCCAGCTGTAACAACAACAaggtaacaaccttaaggaacgttatatataaaataatttaaaatgggTTATGAAATATCAAATATGTATATAGATATATAGATGCACATTCCCCCTTTCTCCCATTGCTAAGAGGTCTAATGCCACATGATTTTGATGAACTATCTTGCACCTGGCGACCATTTCTGATGCTACCTTCCCCAAGGCTTCAGCAGTGTCATTGTTTAGCCTTTCTAAGACTGCAGCAAGATTTTTAATCTCTGATATTTCACGCAAAACCATGAGATGGGTATAAAATTGATGCTAAATGATCTCCTAGATTGTCTCATTTACTTCTAGCTTCAAGGGGTAAAGGCAAGGTGTGTGTATGTCTCAAGGCAGGGAAACACATTAAATGATAATGATGAATATAGAAGAGTGACGTCAGCTCTATATCCGTACATAAAGTACATATTGTTCAATGAACTTAGACTCATTCAATTTCACTTGACAAGAGCTCTGATGAACTGTAATGTTTTTCTGATTATGAACAAAAATTCCAGAATCCTTTCCCCATTCATAAACTATTCCTTCCTGGAATGGTACATTCTGAACTCAAGCAAAAGGTAGCTTATATAAAAAACATATGAAAAGCTTTAGTAACTTAGTCATGACATTGGATGTGGTATATCCCAGAATAAGACATGAATATGGTCAGATATGATTTTCCCTATATCTTGCTAATTGTATTGACACAGACGATTCAGTTTAATATAAGACGAAGGAGATCTGATGATCGTGTATATATAAACAGTCAGTCATAGGTATAAAGTCAACATCGGTATTGCTGGAATGTTTAGTAAAGAGGACGTATCTTTGTTCTGGATCTGCAGCAATGCTTAGCACTGGTGAATATTTTGAAGTGTGCCGTATATTTTTTCATCACTGTCATTCTCACCTGAGTCACTAGGGTCCACTGTGGAGTCTATATCATGTCAATCCTGTAATTCTCCAGAGTTTGGATGGTATCGTTGTGTCAAACAGTCCCATGTAGGCTGTAATTCTGTTTAGATGGTGATCGCTTTCTTGGATTGTCCCATATAGCCTGTAATTCTCTGGAGTTCTgctggtgttactctgactgtcCCATGTGGGCTGTAATTCTCTGAAGTTCAGATGGTGTTACGCTGACTGTCCCATGTGGGCTGTAgttctctggagttcagatggTATTACTCTGACTGTCCCATGTGGGCTGTAATTCTCTGAAGTTCAGATGGTGTTATGCTGACTGTCCCATGTGGGCTGTAATTCTCTGAAGATCAGATGGTGTTACGCTGACTGTCCCATGTGAGCTGtaattctctggagttcagatggTGTTATGCTGACTGTCCCATGTGGGCTGTAATTCTCTGAAGATCAGATGGTGTTACGCTGACTGTCCCATGTGGGCTGtaattctctggagttcagatggTATTACTCTGACTGTCCCATGTGGGCTGTAATTCTCTGAAGTTCAGATGGTGTTATGCTGACTGTCCCATGTGGGCTGTAATTCTCTGAAGATCAGATGGTGTTACGCTGACTGTCCCATGTGGGCTGtaattctctggagttcagatgaTGTTACTCTCTCGGACAGCCCATGCAACCTGTAATTCTCTGGAGTTTGGATGTGACACTGTATAGGGAGGCTGTTTAATGTAGGCTGTCAGTCCTCCAGTGGGGCTTCAGTAGTGAGCGTTTCCCTTGTTGGACCACCCATAGAGCTTCACTAGCAGGACTGTCCACTTGAAGTCTtgacaaataaaaacacaaactgctggcagaactcagcaggccagacagcatctatgggaggaggtggtgacgacgtttcgggccgaaacccttcatccggAGACATTGTTTTTGAGCCCCGAGCAATGCACatcaattaaaacaaaaacacaagagattctgtagatgctggaaatcctgaacaacacacaaaaacacaagttcctgcagcattttctgtgtgtgactTCAATCAAATTACCTTTGTGTTCTTTCACTAATTTGGTTCATGCAAAGATATGCAATTATACAAATTTTTACTGTCTCTATCATGCTGTCTTTGTAGTTCTTTGCAAGTTTCACATTTCCTTTGATCACCAAAAAACTTTACTCATCCTGCTAACTTCCACTCACTCACATTCGATCAAACCGACCTCATGTTTTTATCTCCAAATCAGCACCAACCATTTTCTATTTCTTAAACTTAACATTTTGGCATTTTTCATTTGGACTTTTTCACTAACTTATCAAACCTAAATGTTCTACTTGGGTAAGAGTTTCTAGCAGGTTTCACAACTTACTGAAAACCAAGATTAAGTTTTCTCCCCCATTCACTGCTGAGATACATTTAAGTTTTTCCACAAACTCACTAACTTGCAcaaatttattaattttttttctgtgccAAACTGCTTGTACGACTAATTTTTGACACTCTAATGACTTGCATAATAAATTAGCAAGTTTAAATATGGCTCTACCAGCTTGCTTTtcttttttcaattttatttttaaaaatagcaaGGAAGTCCTCAATCCTAATTTCCATCTGATAATGAAAAAGCCagaattatttttttctcagaCAATTTGGGATATAAAAGGAAGTTCTTACCCATTTTGTTGCACACTAAAAATTCCCTCTTTGTCTTGCATTGGTCTGAGCTCTAAATCCAGCTCAGCTAATTGATTGATTTTGGTCTTTAAACCTTTGGAAGTCAGGTACAAGGCATAAAACTGTTTCTTCATGATCATTTTATATAAAGTTGATAGACCAGGAACAGAACAGTGACAGGGGTCTAGTACTTGAAGAAAGCGAAACTGGAGATGGTGCCTAACATAACAGCTACTATCATACCCAAAGATAAGAAAAATACCAATAACATCTATAGAAACTATTAAACCAGTTAGAAACCACTTCGTCAATACAGCAGTAAAAATCAAAAAAATGAGAAAATACTTCCTCACTTAATAAAGTACAAAGAAACTTCCTGAATTATACTTTGTACAGCCACGAGAGGCATCTTAAACTGTATGCATACAAAGGCTACTTAAAGCATAGGCAGAGAATTAATTGTTGAAGaggaaagaaaataacaattcaaATTAAACAGATGGATCCAACAGACCCAGTCCCTGCACACTTGATTCGCAGTGATAGGAAATTCTGAAGCTCAGAGATTTCTGGGTAAGAACAGTGCCATTCATTGTATTTACAAGCATAGCCTCCCCCCTGCCAAATGCCACCAATCCAGTCAATGTTTTTATGAGAACTCAGTAGCCGGTTTAACAGAGCTCCCACAAGCAATGCATTCGATGTCAAAAGGCACTCTTTGTGTCAACAGTCAAAGCAATTTTTTTCCTCAATCatcttccaaatgttgctactctatCATTCATTGCCATAAACGCCCACTCAGTTTCCTGCTCCTCATCATATGCTCTTACCCCTTTCACTGTCCAGAGTCCTGAACTCTGCCTTGTGCTGACCAACCTTTGGTTTCTGACGCTGCTCCATTAAATATCCAACTAATGTTTCACcatcttgctttcatattttggaAGACAGTGCTCTATTCTAACAACCCAGCTGTATGAGACACAGCCCTTTGGAAGCATTGCAATGACCCATAATGTTAAGTAGATCTGAGGATCAGGATGTTAATGACCAATGTtattcttcctcagcccagagatttgaGGGATGAAGAAAAAGTCAGATGTAACTGCAGTCAGCTCATCTTCTTTGTCAGTCTGCAGAAAGTCATGCAAGAAATTCAAGGGCAACCTCTACTCCCACAGActggtgactgtttggaacccatcaccacacGGAGAGCAAGGGACGAATGGCAGGGATGGATTTAAAGGGATTATTGTGGAACGAAAACACTGGCAGGGACCAACTGGGCTGAGTTGACCCCCGAATGTACACTAGGTGTGTTGAAATTCACTAGGCACCTGAGAcggagtttaaaatagaactgatttattagTCACAGATCAAGAATATGAAACTCCAGTCCCAGTAAAGGTGAAcatcagcagaagaaactcctcccatgcccagtgaccagggtgcagaactgggtgcgATAAGTAGCAACAACAATTGCAGAGTTCAACCTCGACAGTCACTTTTGAACTTTTCTGGATTCAACAACTGTGATGGTTAAATATCCAGCAAGCAACTTATTTAAACCCttttcccagtgtgaactcggtagtgTTTCACAAGGTTGGATGaccgagagaatcccttcccacattcagagcaggtgaatggcctctccctagtgtgaactgattggtgtgtttgtaggttggatgactgagtgaatcccttcccacacacagaacatctgaatggcctctccccagtgtgaactcgctgatgtaccttcagctgagataagcaagtgaatcccttaccacagtctgagcaggtgaatggcttctccccagtgtgaacagactGATGTGCCAAAAAGTGCGATGATTGAGTGAattctttcccacagtctgagcaggtgaatgacctctccccagtgtgaactcgctggtgtaccttcagttgaggtaactgagagaatcccttcccacaatctgggcagctgaatggtttctccccagtgtgaactcgctgatgtaccttcagttgattTGACCGagaaaatcccttcccacattctgagcaggtgaacggcctctccccagtgtgaactgactggtgtgtcagtaggtgggatgacagagtgaatcctttcccacagtctgagcagatgaaaggcctctctccagtgtgaactgactggtgtgccaataATTGGGATGACTGAGAGAATCCCTTTCCACACTCTGGGcatgtgaatggcctctccccagtgtgaactcgctgatgtaccttcagttgagatgactgagagaatcccttcccacactctgggcaggtgaatggcctctctccagtgtgaactcgctggtgtaccttcaGTTGTGATGattgagagaatctcttcccacagtctgagcaggtgaacggtctctcccccgtgtgaactcgctgatgtgtgTTCAGATGAGAAGACTGAGAGAATGCCTTCCCACAGCTTGAGCaactgaacggcttctccccagtgtgaatttgctgatgtgacttcagttgagatgagtaagaaaatctcttcccacagtctgagcaggtaaacggcatcacaccagtgtgaactgacgtgtgtctgtaggtgggatgagtgagtgaatcccttcctgcaCTGAGCAGATGTATGGCCTCTCCCCAGAGTGAATTCGTTCATGAGTTAACAGATCAGATGACTGAGTAAATGTCTTCCCACACACGGAACAGTTGAAAATCTCTCTCCCTTGTGAACTCACTGGTTTGTCTGTGGGTCGACTGAGTGAGTGAATCTACTCTCAGACAAGGAGCAGATGAAAGGCCTCTCACTGGTGTGAATTTTCTGATGTATTGTCAGcttggatgacagagtgaatcactTTGCTCAGTCAGAACAAGTGAACCCTCTCCCtgtggtgtgaacttgctgatgtatcttcaggctggatgactgagtaGATCCCCTCCCAAAAAAGAGGAGGTGACTGGCCTTCCCCCACTGAGTTCACTGATGTGACCGCAGGTCAGCAGAATTAATGAGTCCCTTCCCACGCAAACAGAGCAGGTGACTGGCCTCTCTCCACACGGTGAACTCACTGGTGTGTTTGCAGTTCGACTGAGTGAGAGAATCCCTTGTTGTTTTGCTTGAGATTCCACTTCACACATTCTTTGCCGtttctaacctgtaaaaagattcaCAAAAGGCATCAATGGGAGAAGGTCAACATTTCAAATAAGATAATTTTAATCACTATGCTGAGCTCTGACATCACACTTTTACAGCAAAGTTCAGCCTAAGTTCAAAGAAGTCATTATCTAACTGGGCACAGATCAGGCATCAGGACTgaccatcaaattctccaacaatTTTCCTACGTAACCGTGTAAcaattatagcatggaaacaggccatctcggcccttctagtccgtgccaaatgcttactctcacctagtcccacatacttgcactcagcccataaccctccattcctttcctgtccatatacctatccaattgtactttaaatgacaatatcgaacctgcctctaccacttctactggtagctcgctccacacagctaccactctctgagtaaagaagttccccctcgtgttacccctaaacttttgccccctaactctcaactcatgtcctcttgtttgaatctcccctactctcaatggaaaaagcctatccacgtcaatttatatctatccccctcaaaattttaaatacctccatcaagtcccccctcaagcttctatgctccaaagaataaagacctaacttgttcaacctttctctgtaacttaggtgctaaaactcaggtaacattctagtaaatctcctctgtactctccctattttgttgacaacgttcctataatttggtgaccagaactgtacacaatactccaaatttggccgcACCAATGCCGTgtccaattttaacattacatcccaactcctatagtcaacgctctgatttacaaaggccaacataccaaaagctttcttcacctccctatccacatgagattccacattcagggaactatgcactattattcctagatcactctgttctactgcattcttcaatgcactatcatttaccatgtatgtcctattttgattagtcctaccaaaatgtagcacctcacacttatcagcattaaactccatctgccatctttcagcccactcttctaactggcctaaatctctttgcaagctttgaaaacctacttcattatccacaacaccacctatcttagtatcatctgcatacttactaatccaatttaccaccccatcatccagatcattaatgtatatgacaaacaacattggacccagtacagatccctgaggcacaccattagtcaccggcctccaacctgacaaacagttaaccaccactactctctggcatctcccatccaggcactgttgaatccattttacgacttcaatattaatacctaatgattgaaccttcctaactaaccttccatgtggaaccttgtcaaaggccttactaaagtccatatggacaacatccactgctttacccatcaattttcctagtaacctcttcaaaaaattcaataagatttgtcaaacatgaccttccacgcacaaatccatgttgactgttcctaatcagaccctgcctatccagataatttaatataccatctctaagaatactttccattaatttatccacctttttgaacaatggaaccatgagcaatacgccaatcctccggcaccatccctgtttctaatgacatttgaaatatttctgtcagagcccctgctatttctacactaacttccctcaaggtcctagggaatatcctgtcaggacccggagacttatccatttttatattctttcaaagcaccagtacttcctcttctttaatcatcatagtttccataactaccctacttgtttcccctaccttatacaattcaatatccttctccttagtcaataccgaagaaaagaaattgttctaaatctcccccatctcttttggctccacacatagctgtccactctgattctctaaaggaccaattttatccctcactatcctttagcTATTAATATAaccgtagaaaccctttggatttattttcaccttacttgccaaagcaacctcatatcttcttttagcttttctaatttctttaagattcttttttacattctttatattcctcgagcacctcatttactccatgctgcctatatttattgtagatctctctcttt comes from Hypanus sabinus isolate sHypSab1 chromosome 12, sHypSab1.hap1, whole genome shotgun sequence and encodes:
- the LOC132403239 gene encoding zinc finger protein 239-like — encoded protein: MPFTCSDCGKRFSYSSQLKSHQQIHTGEKPFSCSSCGKAFSQSSHLNTHQRVHTGERPFTCSDCGKRFSQSSQLKVHQRVHTGERPFTCPECGKGFSQSSQLKVHQRVHTGERPFTCPECGKGFSQSSQLLAHQSVHTGERPFICSDCGKGFTLSSHLLTHQSVHTGERPFTCSECGKGFSRSNQLKVHQRVHTGEKPFSCPDCGKGFSQLPQLKVHQRVHTGERSFTCSDCGKEFTQSSHFLAHQSVHTGEKPFTCSDCGKGFTCLSQLKVHQRVHTGERPFRCSVCGKGFTQSSNLQTHQSVHTRERPFTCSECGKGFSRSSNLVKHYRVHTGKRV